In Oreochromis niloticus isolate F11D_XX linkage group LG5, O_niloticus_UMD_NMBU, whole genome shotgun sequence, a single window of DNA contains:
- the setd5 gene encoding SET domain-containing protein 5 isoform X3, which yields MSIVIALGVTTPETSYSDMAAGSDPESVEASPAVNEKNYNNHSCGSAQSHGYRGLPYAMQQSSVVCCQDHNYGAPPPPTPPASPLSQTIIPRMDLNGVVRSSHYHDTTEDNSADSDSSSEEDGASWCHCNLTPDGLLIKCDNCRGLDRRKGVKGQHRKKTENVSAGESSATESGDEEVSPSTISYTATQHTPTSIKLTVNRVKRSKSKKRKKSTEKARGTQKAKKIKAFREGSRKSMRMKNSTTEASVLDENTEEGWESRIRQWTDQYEEALANQYSADVQTLLQLHRSTSATISKGESGAMTPASTTQIHASMDAMDTINRTELTCNNTVLGSQMQLQLGRVTRVQKHRKILRAAKNLEPDTLIIEYRGKVMLKQQFEVNGHFFKKPYPFVLFYSKFNDVEMCVDARTFGNDARFIRRSCTPNAEVRHMIAEGMIHLCIYAVRQIMKDAEVTIGFDYEFNSCNYKVDCACHKSNQNCPVQKHNLSPRDSLVSPPSLPPPSPLIGAETRRRKARRKELEGSLAADGNQMLEQQQQDTSDLQGTSDTEERLTDEVKVEEGDEGEVDENGVISNKKSLNILERRRRRIGGAEVKEEGLETEDGAGNPTGNSSIPQHTGVGVSTRRTTYVVEAPSIEEKPSLPNLPAPVAPPKPIKPTKPRPKSRISRYRSSSSQRARRQRQALAQQAAAAAAARATTPTSADQGAAVDEEGSQGAYGAEHSHGESSLGGHLVDGDGQGLNCMNRGNLRYPKTKKYLVTEWLNDKIPGGERIHQEVPVERPLRITTDPTVLATTLNMLPGLSQSSLICTTPRHYIRFGSPFNPERRRPRPLQMDGTYGCYKKRWIKQVEDESCSASVEDGTESTSSQQSTSSRSTPNPLSSELTAPFKKRRSKYITEITPAPSDHLLRPLSPITPPLPEDSLHPLLQTPCGSLLPNGLAYSPMPSLPASRCNTPLQFENISSPEASPVHRPESISPEPCLQTDFDASRPQFPDLSLPSNMESPVAMTSDDFSQSGGTAGQDSQGPSSVGTSSLNPLSCPSSDINPQNREQAFRTEFNLIYTCSPLNANLGNPTATDRHLSQSEGGFSPADSFHGSISGQGLFGEVGPGSMSPFGEPHFGGGYPDNGTPPHTSNPPQKKKVSLLEYRKRKQGSGRDSEPASSSSSLGGTPTQPGSHYNKESHHPHNHQQMPLPASPHSTFSSSAHSTSVPHIEEVSPPEHQGLSVQSRRQDSNNQWMVPTTVERLREGQGVLERVLRSFKVDRSYKRSEGSIEKESDVDRYEMQAVSMASSTKSPHRYSPSVYSHQATESHRQTDSPLFLQQTSSSPFRCSYSPSSGQNVYQRLSSSHQGHAQDHPPASYSSPTPTSSTDSRPATGSLHQQSGSSSADGAHSYSSSHLKASLLNSSGLVGAATPGSRVHGQTKTDSGAQASKGSQHQAPRSLKSGSPGQAVLQAGPRLLSASGPTHYPQRGTNLSQFQHSSLQGSGVRTQSGSF from the exons ATGAGCATAGTAATCGCTCTGGGAGTCACCACACCTGAAACGTCTTATTCAGATATGGCTGCTGGATCAGA cCCTGAGTCAGTTGAAGCAAGCCCTGCGGTGAATGAGAAAAactacaacaaccacagctgtgGGAGCGCACAGAGTCATGGGTATCGGGGGCTACCATATGCT ATGCAACAGTCTTCCGTTGTGTGTTGTCAGGATCACAACTATGGCGCGCCCCCTCCCCCAACCCCACCCGCCTCCCCGCTCTCCCAAACCATCATTCCCCGTATGGATCTCAACGGCGTGGTACGCAGCTCTCACTATCACGATACTACTGAGGACAACTCGGCCGACAGCGACAGCTCCTCAGAGGAGGATGGGGCCTCCTGGTGTCACTGCAACCTGACGCCGGACGGCCTGCTCATCAAATGTGACAACTGCAG GGGACTGGACAGAAGGAAAGGAGTAAAAGGccaacacaggaaaaaaacagaaaatgtctcAG CTGGAGAGAGTAGCGCAACAGAGAGTGGTGATGAAGAGGTGTCACCCTCCACCATCTCCTATACTGCTACCCAGCACACACCAACCAGCATCAAACTCACTGTCAACAGAGTCAAAAGGAGCAAAtcgaaaaagaggaagaagagcacGGAGAAGGCCCGTGGAACACAGAAGGCCAAGAAGATTAAA gcTTTCAGAGAGGGTTCTAGGAAGTCTATGAGGATGAAG AACTCTACCACAGAGGCTAGTGTGTTGGATGAGAACACAGAAGAGGGATGGGAGAGCAGGATCCGCCAGTGGACAGACCAGTATGAGGAGGCTCTTGCCAACCAGTACAGCGCAGATGTGCAGACACTGCTCCAGCTTCACCGATCAACCAGTGCCACCATCTCAAAGGGCGAAAGTGGTGCCATGACACCTGCTTCAACCACACAGATACATGCCTCAATGGATGCTATGGACACCATCAACCGCACTGAGCTGACCTGTAACAATACGGTTCTGGGCTCACAGATGCAG CTCCAGCTTGGCCGAGTAACACGGGTGCAGAAACACAGGAAGATCCTCCGAGCAGCAAAGAACCTGGAGCCGGACACGCTCATTATTGAATACCGGGGAAAGGTCATGCTCAAACAACAGTTTGAAGTCAATGGGCACTTCTTCAAAAA aCCCTACCCTTTCGTGCTGTTCTACTCAAAATTTAATGATGTAGAGATGTGCGTTGATGCCAGGACTTTCGGAAATGATGCCCGCTTCATCAGGAGGTCTTGTACACCCAATGCCGAG GTCCGGCATATGATCGCTGAGGGCATGATCCATCTGTGCATCTATGCTGTCAGGCAAATCATGAAAGACGCTGAGGTCACCATTGGATTTGACTACGAGTTCAATAGCTG TAATTACAAAGTGGACTGTGCCTGCCATAAAAGCAACCAAAACTGCCCAGTGCAGAAGCACAACCTGAGCCCTAGGGATAGCTTGGTGAGTCCCCCTTCCCTGCCGCCTCCTTCCCCTCTGATTGGTGCCGAGACACGAAGGAGAAAAGCACGAAGGAAAGAGCTGGAGGGCAGTCTAGCTGCTGATGGAAACCAGATGctggagcagcagcaacaggaCACCAGCGATCTACAGGGGACCAGTGACACAGAG GAGAGACTGACAGATGAGGTTAAGGTGGAAGAGGGGGACGAAGGAGAAGTTGATGAAAATGGGGTCATCTCCAATAAAAAA TCTCTTAACATCCTGGaaagaaggaggagaagaaTAGGAGGAGCTGAAGTCAAGGAGGAGGGTTTAGAAACTGAGGATGGGGCAGGAAACCCCACAGGGAACTCCTCCATCCCCCAACACACTGGAGTTGGGGTCAGCACGCGACGCACCACCTATGTTGTG GAAGCACCATCTATTGAAGAAAAACCCTCCCTCCCCAACCTGCCTGCCCCTGTTGCTCCCCCTAAACCCATAAAACCCACCAAGCCTCGTCCTAAGAGTCGAATATCTCGCTACCGGTCAAGCTCATCCCAGCGTGCCCGACGGCAACGCCAAGCCCTCGCCCAacaagctgcagcagctgcagcagcaaggGCAACAACACCAACATCAGCAGATCAGGGTGCTGCTGTGGACGAGGAGGGAAGTCAGGGTGCATACGGTGCTGAACACAGCCACGGGGAGAGCAGCCTGGGTGGTCATCTTGTAGATGGAGATGGCCAAGGCCTTAACTGCATGAACAGAGGCAATCTGCGGTACCCCAAGACCAAGAAG TACCTGGTGACAGAATGGCTAAATGACAAAATTCCTGGAGGAGAGAGAATTCACCAGGAGGTACCTGTTGAGCGCCCACTGCGGATAACCACTGACCCCACAGTTCTAGCCACCACGCTGAACATGCTTCCAGGTCTCTCTCAATCATCACTCATCTGCACCACACCCAGACACTACATCCGCTTCGGTTCCCCGTTCAACCCAGAGAGACGCCGGCCCCGTCCGCTCCAAATGGACGGGACTTATGGCTGCTACAAAAAG AGATGGATCAAACAGGTGGAAGATGAGAGCTGCTCGGCCAGTGTGGAGGATGGCACAGAGTCCACCTCCTCCCAGCAAAGTACCAGTAGCAGATCCACGCCGAACCCCCTATCCAGTG aACTCACCGCACCTTTTAAAAAGCGTCGCTccaagtatattacagaaataacACCAGCACCCTCGGACCACCTGCTTCGCCCGCTATCACCCATCACGCCTCCACTTCCAGAGGACTCCCTCCACCCACTGCTCCAGACTCCCTGTGGCTCCCTGCTGCCCAACGGTCTGGCCTATTCACCTATGCCCTCACTGCCTGCCAGCCGCTGCAACACACCGTTGCAGTTTGAA AACATATCATCCCCTGAGGCATCTCCTGTCCATCGTCCCGAGTCCATATCCCCTGAG CCATGTCTTCAGACAGACTTTGATGCCTCTCGGCCGCAGTTCCCAGACCTGTCACTCCCCTCCAACATGGAGAGCCCTGTTGCCATGACCTCGGACGATTTTTCCCAATCTGGAGGAACTGCAGGCCAAGATTCGCAGGGCCCATCTTCTGTAGGGACCAGTTCCCTAAACCCACTGTCATGCCCTTCTTCGGACataaacccccaaaacaggGAGCAGGCCTTCAGGACAGAGTTTAATCTCATATATACCTGCTCTCCCCTCAACGCAAACCTGGGCAACCCGACAGCCACCGACCGACACCTCTCCCAGTCAGAAGGGGGATTTTCACCTGCAGATTCCTTCCACGGTTCCATAAGCGGCCAGGGCCTGTTTGGAGAAGTGGGTCCCGGGTCCATGTCACCGTTTGGAGAGCCCCATTTTGGAGGAGGCTACCCTGACAATGGCACACCGCCTCACACCAGCAATCCGccacaaaaaaagaag GTGTCTTTGCTGGAATACCGCAAGAGAAAGCAGGGCAGTGGTCGTGACTCGGAGCcagccagcagcagctcctcTCTGGGTGGCACCCCCACACAGCCTGGCTCCCACTACAACAAGGAGTCCCATCATCCTCATAACCATCAGCAGATGCCGCTTCCAGCATCTCCACACAGCACCTTCTCATCCTCAGCACACTCCACCTCAGTCCCACACATAGAGGAAGTCAGTCCTCCGGAGCACCAGGGCTTGTCAGTGCAGTCCAGACGCCAGGACAGCAACAACCAGTG GATGGTCCCCACTACTGTTGAGCGTCTGAGGGAAGGCCAGGGGGTTCTAGAGCGAGTGCTGAGAAGCTTCAAGGTGGACCGGAGTTACAAGAGGAGTGAAGGCTCCATAGAGAAGGAATCTG atgtAGATCGATATGAGATGCAGGCAGTGTCCATGGCTTCTTCCACAAAAAGTCCACACAGATACAGCCCCTCTGTTTACTCTCACCAG GCCACAGAAAGCCACAGACAGACTGACAGCCCGTTGTTCCTCCAGCAAACCTCCAGCTCTCCATTCCGGTGTTCCTACAGTCCGTCATCAGGCCAGAACGTCTACCAGCGCCTCTCCTCTTCCCACCAAGGACACGCCCAGGACCACCCCCCAGCCTCATACTCAAGCCCCACCCCCACTTCCTCAACAGACTCCAGGCCAGCGACAGGCTCTCTACACCAGCAGAGTGGTAGCAGTAGCGCGGACGGAGCCCACAGCTACAGCAGCAGCCACTTAAAAGCCAGCCTTTTGAACAGCAGCGGTCTGGTGGGGGCTGCTACCCCAGGATCCCGGGTCCATGGGCAGACTAAAACAGACTCTGGTGCTCAGGCCTCCAAAGGGAGTCAGCATCAGGCACCTCGCAGCCTGAAGTCAGGCAGCCCAGGTCAGGCAGTGCTGCAGGCTGGCCCCAGACTGCTGTCGGCCTCTGGACCGACACACTACCCCCAGCGAGGGACGAACCTCAGTCAGTTCCAGCACTCTTCCCTCCAGGGATCCGGAGTAAGGACACAGTCAGGAAGCTTTTAG
- the setd5 gene encoding SET domain-containing protein 5 isoform X1, which yields MSIVIALGVTTPETSYSDMAAGSDPESVEASPAVNEKNYNNHSCGSAQSHGYRGLPYAMQQSSVVCCQDHNYGAPPPPTPPASPLSQTIIPRMDLNGVVRSSHYHDTTEDNSADSDSSSEEDGASWCHCNLTPDGLLIKCDNCRGLDRRKGVKGQHRKKTENVSAGESSATESGDEEVSPSTISYTATQHTPTSIKLTVNRVKRSKSKKRKKSTEKARGTQKAKKIKAFREGSRKSMRMKNSTTEASVLDENTEEGWESRIRQWTDQYEEALANQYSADVQTLLQLHRSTSATISKGESGAMTPASTTQIHASMDAMDTINRTELTCNNTVLGSQMQLQLGRVTRVQKHRKILRAAKNLEPDTLIIEYRGKVMLKQQFEVNGHFFKKPYPFVLFYSKFNDVEMCVDARTFGNDARFIRRSCTPNAEVRHMIAEGMIHLCIYAVRQIMKDAEVTIGFDYEFNSCNYKVDCACHKSNQNCPVQKHNLSPRDSLVSPPSLPPPSPLIGAETRRRKARRKELEGSLAADGNQMLEQQQQDTSDLQGTSDTEERLTDEVKVEEGDEGEVDENGVISNKKSLNILERRRRRIGGAEVKEEGLETEDGAGNPTGNSSIPQHTGVGVSTRRTTYVVEAPSIEEKPSLPNLPAPVAPPKPIKPTKPRPKSRISRYRSSSSQRARRQRQALAQQAAAAAAARATTPTSADQGAAVDEEGSQGAYGAEHSHGESSLGGHLVDGDGQGLNCMNRGNLRYPKTKKYLVTEWLNDKIPGGERIHQEVPVERPLRITTDPTVLATTLNMLPGLSQSSLICTTPRHYIRFGSPFNPERRRPRPLQMDGTYGCYKKRWIKQVEDESCSASVEDGTESTSSQQSTSSRSTPNPLSSELTAPFKKRRSKYITEITPAPSDHLLRPLSPITPPLPEDSLHPLLQTPCGSLLPNGLAYSPMPSLPASRCNTPLQFENISSPEASPVHRPESISPEPCLQTDFDASRPQFPDLSLPSNMESPVAMTSDDFSQSGGTAGQDSQGPSSVGTSSLNPLSCPSSDINPQNREQAFRTEFNLIYTCSPLNANLGNPTATDRHLSQSEGGFSPADSFHGSISGQGLFGEVGPGSMSPFGEPHFGGGYPDNGTPPHTSNPPQKKKRANQHTISLLTGKPDYQAIAVRSEYKPVQNMVSLLEYRKRKQGSGRDSEPASSSSSLGGTPTQPGSHYNKESHHPHNHQQMPLPASPHSTFSSSAHSTSVPHIEEVSPPEHQGLSVQSRRQDSNNQWMVPTTVERLREGQGVLERVLRSFKVDRSYKRSEGSIEKESDVDRYEMQAVSMASSTKSPHRYSPSVYSHQATESHRQTDSPLFLQQTSSSPFRCSYSPSSGQNVYQRLSSSHQGHAQDHPPASYSSPTPTSSTDSRPATGSLHQQSGSSSADGAHSYSSSHLKASLLNSSGLVGAATPGSRVHGQTKTDSGAQASKGSQHQAPRSLKSGSPGQAVLQAGPRLLSASGPTHYPQRGTNLSQFQHSSLQGSGVRTQSGSF from the exons ATGAGCATAGTAATCGCTCTGGGAGTCACCACACCTGAAACGTCTTATTCAGATATGGCTGCTGGATCAGA cCCTGAGTCAGTTGAAGCAAGCCCTGCGGTGAATGAGAAAAactacaacaaccacagctgtgGGAGCGCACAGAGTCATGGGTATCGGGGGCTACCATATGCT ATGCAACAGTCTTCCGTTGTGTGTTGTCAGGATCACAACTATGGCGCGCCCCCTCCCCCAACCCCACCCGCCTCCCCGCTCTCCCAAACCATCATTCCCCGTATGGATCTCAACGGCGTGGTACGCAGCTCTCACTATCACGATACTACTGAGGACAACTCGGCCGACAGCGACAGCTCCTCAGAGGAGGATGGGGCCTCCTGGTGTCACTGCAACCTGACGCCGGACGGCCTGCTCATCAAATGTGACAACTGCAG GGGACTGGACAGAAGGAAAGGAGTAAAAGGccaacacaggaaaaaaacagaaaatgtctcAG CTGGAGAGAGTAGCGCAACAGAGAGTGGTGATGAAGAGGTGTCACCCTCCACCATCTCCTATACTGCTACCCAGCACACACCAACCAGCATCAAACTCACTGTCAACAGAGTCAAAAGGAGCAAAtcgaaaaagaggaagaagagcacGGAGAAGGCCCGTGGAACACAGAAGGCCAAGAAGATTAAA gcTTTCAGAGAGGGTTCTAGGAAGTCTATGAGGATGAAG AACTCTACCACAGAGGCTAGTGTGTTGGATGAGAACACAGAAGAGGGATGGGAGAGCAGGATCCGCCAGTGGACAGACCAGTATGAGGAGGCTCTTGCCAACCAGTACAGCGCAGATGTGCAGACACTGCTCCAGCTTCACCGATCAACCAGTGCCACCATCTCAAAGGGCGAAAGTGGTGCCATGACACCTGCTTCAACCACACAGATACATGCCTCAATGGATGCTATGGACACCATCAACCGCACTGAGCTGACCTGTAACAATACGGTTCTGGGCTCACAGATGCAG CTCCAGCTTGGCCGAGTAACACGGGTGCAGAAACACAGGAAGATCCTCCGAGCAGCAAAGAACCTGGAGCCGGACACGCTCATTATTGAATACCGGGGAAAGGTCATGCTCAAACAACAGTTTGAAGTCAATGGGCACTTCTTCAAAAA aCCCTACCCTTTCGTGCTGTTCTACTCAAAATTTAATGATGTAGAGATGTGCGTTGATGCCAGGACTTTCGGAAATGATGCCCGCTTCATCAGGAGGTCTTGTACACCCAATGCCGAG GTCCGGCATATGATCGCTGAGGGCATGATCCATCTGTGCATCTATGCTGTCAGGCAAATCATGAAAGACGCTGAGGTCACCATTGGATTTGACTACGAGTTCAATAGCTG TAATTACAAAGTGGACTGTGCCTGCCATAAAAGCAACCAAAACTGCCCAGTGCAGAAGCACAACCTGAGCCCTAGGGATAGCTTGGTGAGTCCCCCTTCCCTGCCGCCTCCTTCCCCTCTGATTGGTGCCGAGACACGAAGGAGAAAAGCACGAAGGAAAGAGCTGGAGGGCAGTCTAGCTGCTGATGGAAACCAGATGctggagcagcagcaacaggaCACCAGCGATCTACAGGGGACCAGTGACACAGAG GAGAGACTGACAGATGAGGTTAAGGTGGAAGAGGGGGACGAAGGAGAAGTTGATGAAAATGGGGTCATCTCCAATAAAAAA TCTCTTAACATCCTGGaaagaaggaggagaagaaTAGGAGGAGCTGAAGTCAAGGAGGAGGGTTTAGAAACTGAGGATGGGGCAGGAAACCCCACAGGGAACTCCTCCATCCCCCAACACACTGGAGTTGGGGTCAGCACGCGACGCACCACCTATGTTGTG GAAGCACCATCTATTGAAGAAAAACCCTCCCTCCCCAACCTGCCTGCCCCTGTTGCTCCCCCTAAACCCATAAAACCCACCAAGCCTCGTCCTAAGAGTCGAATATCTCGCTACCGGTCAAGCTCATCCCAGCGTGCCCGACGGCAACGCCAAGCCCTCGCCCAacaagctgcagcagctgcagcagcaaggGCAACAACACCAACATCAGCAGATCAGGGTGCTGCTGTGGACGAGGAGGGAAGTCAGGGTGCATACGGTGCTGAACACAGCCACGGGGAGAGCAGCCTGGGTGGTCATCTTGTAGATGGAGATGGCCAAGGCCTTAACTGCATGAACAGAGGCAATCTGCGGTACCCCAAGACCAAGAAG TACCTGGTGACAGAATGGCTAAATGACAAAATTCCTGGAGGAGAGAGAATTCACCAGGAGGTACCTGTTGAGCGCCCACTGCGGATAACCACTGACCCCACAGTTCTAGCCACCACGCTGAACATGCTTCCAGGTCTCTCTCAATCATCACTCATCTGCACCACACCCAGACACTACATCCGCTTCGGTTCCCCGTTCAACCCAGAGAGACGCCGGCCCCGTCCGCTCCAAATGGACGGGACTTATGGCTGCTACAAAAAG AGATGGATCAAACAGGTGGAAGATGAGAGCTGCTCGGCCAGTGTGGAGGATGGCACAGAGTCCACCTCCTCCCAGCAAAGTACCAGTAGCAGATCCACGCCGAACCCCCTATCCAGTG aACTCACCGCACCTTTTAAAAAGCGTCGCTccaagtatattacagaaataacACCAGCACCCTCGGACCACCTGCTTCGCCCGCTATCACCCATCACGCCTCCACTTCCAGAGGACTCCCTCCACCCACTGCTCCAGACTCCCTGTGGCTCCCTGCTGCCCAACGGTCTGGCCTATTCACCTATGCCCTCACTGCCTGCCAGCCGCTGCAACACACCGTTGCAGTTTGAA AACATATCATCCCCTGAGGCATCTCCTGTCCATCGTCCCGAGTCCATATCCCCTGAG CCATGTCTTCAGACAGACTTTGATGCCTCTCGGCCGCAGTTCCCAGACCTGTCACTCCCCTCCAACATGGAGAGCCCTGTTGCCATGACCTCGGACGATTTTTCCCAATCTGGAGGAACTGCAGGCCAAGATTCGCAGGGCCCATCTTCTGTAGGGACCAGTTCCCTAAACCCACTGTCATGCCCTTCTTCGGACataaacccccaaaacaggGAGCAGGCCTTCAGGACAGAGTTTAATCTCATATATACCTGCTCTCCCCTCAACGCAAACCTGGGCAACCCGACAGCCACCGACCGACACCTCTCCCAGTCAGAAGGGGGATTTTCACCTGCAGATTCCTTCCACGGTTCCATAAGCGGCCAGGGCCTGTTTGGAGAAGTGGGTCCCGGGTCCATGTCACCGTTTGGAGAGCCCCATTTTGGAGGAGGCTACCCTGACAATGGCACACCGCCTCACACCAGCAATCCGccacaaaaaaagaag AGGGCCAACCAGCATACCATTAGTCTGCTGACAGGGAAGCCAGATTACCAGGCAATAGCTGTAAGAAGTGAATACAAGCCAGTACAAAATATG GTGTCTTTGCTGGAATACCGCAAGAGAAAGCAGGGCAGTGGTCGTGACTCGGAGCcagccagcagcagctcctcTCTGGGTGGCACCCCCACACAGCCTGGCTCCCACTACAACAAGGAGTCCCATCATCCTCATAACCATCAGCAGATGCCGCTTCCAGCATCTCCACACAGCACCTTCTCATCCTCAGCACACTCCACCTCAGTCCCACACATAGAGGAAGTCAGTCCTCCGGAGCACCAGGGCTTGTCAGTGCAGTCCAGACGCCAGGACAGCAACAACCAGTG GATGGTCCCCACTACTGTTGAGCGTCTGAGGGAAGGCCAGGGGGTTCTAGAGCGAGTGCTGAGAAGCTTCAAGGTGGACCGGAGTTACAAGAGGAGTGAAGGCTCCATAGAGAAGGAATCTG atgtAGATCGATATGAGATGCAGGCAGTGTCCATGGCTTCTTCCACAAAAAGTCCACACAGATACAGCCCCTCTGTTTACTCTCACCAG GCCACAGAAAGCCACAGACAGACTGACAGCCCGTTGTTCCTCCAGCAAACCTCCAGCTCTCCATTCCGGTGTTCCTACAGTCCGTCATCAGGCCAGAACGTCTACCAGCGCCTCTCCTCTTCCCACCAAGGACACGCCCAGGACCACCCCCCAGCCTCATACTCAAGCCCCACCCCCACTTCCTCAACAGACTCCAGGCCAGCGACAGGCTCTCTACACCAGCAGAGTGGTAGCAGTAGCGCGGACGGAGCCCACAGCTACAGCAGCAGCCACTTAAAAGCCAGCCTTTTGAACAGCAGCGGTCTGGTGGGGGCTGCTACCCCAGGATCCCGGGTCCATGGGCAGACTAAAACAGACTCTGGTGCTCAGGCCTCCAAAGGGAGTCAGCATCAGGCACCTCGCAGCCTGAAGTCAGGCAGCCCAGGTCAGGCAGTGCTGCAGGCTGGCCCCAGACTGCTGTCGGCCTCTGGACCGACACACTACCCCCAGCGAGGGACGAACCTCAGTCAGTTCCAGCACTCTTCCCTCCAGGGATCCGGAGTAAGGACACAGTCAGGAAGCTTTTAG